A genomic stretch from Edaphobacter aggregans includes:
- a CDS encoding nitrite/sulfite reductase, whose product MSTTPAPVVKETKAQRSERLKLAKNPWEAWDEVREFARNGRDTVLPEWTGLYFKWWGVYTQGDGLGVTGGANGEGKATEFFMMRIGLPNGILTSEQTRVIGQLTKKYARNLADITTRQNIQLHWLTLSGLVEVVDALTAVGLSPKGACGDVVRNVTGCPLAGLDHTELIDSSPLAVEIAHHLTANPEFYNLPRKFKISVTGCPVWCTYPEINDVALTAIKRTVDGKEEIGYTLRVGGGLSTEPHIAERIPAFIPQDKALEVVTAVVRIFKEQSELRENRTRARIKYLFMRHGWTAESFLVALEEKLDYKLDPNPASADTVPADIYRDHVGITSQRQPGLSSVGASVLNGRLSGDQLIALADLADKYGNGQLRATIGQNILIVNVPDRETAALVIELNTLNLHVDVSAFWRGAIACTGTEFCKLAIAETKGFNKWLVNELEDRLPGFDQQIRLHVTGCTNSCGQHWIADIGLEGKKIKKDGQMVDAFFFCVGGSVGKYARPARPLGYRVAATEVPDAIERLLTGYLAVRTPGEDLRSYFDRTTDDTLRAQLAGAIIDPVERDAPPVGAGHLAPGE is encoded by the coding sequence ATGTCCACCACACCAGCACCGGTAGTCAAAGAAACCAAGGCCCAGCGCTCCGAACGCCTCAAGCTCGCCAAAAATCCCTGGGAAGCCTGGGACGAGGTCCGCGAGTTCGCCCGCAACGGCCGCGACACCGTACTGCCCGAATGGACCGGCCTCTACTTCAAGTGGTGGGGCGTCTACACCCAGGGCGACGGCCTCGGTGTCACCGGCGGAGCCAACGGCGAAGGCAAAGCCACCGAGTTTTTCATGATGCGCATCGGCCTCCCCAACGGCATTCTCACCAGTGAGCAGACCCGCGTCATCGGCCAGCTCACCAAAAAGTACGCCCGCAACCTCGCCGACATTACCACCCGCCAGAACATCCAGCTCCACTGGCTCACCCTCTCCGGACTCGTCGAAGTAGTCGACGCCCTCACCGCCGTCGGCCTCTCTCCCAAGGGAGCCTGCGGAGACGTCGTCCGCAACGTCACCGGCTGCCCCCTCGCTGGACTCGACCACACCGAACTCATCGACTCCAGCCCCCTCGCCGTCGAAATCGCCCACCACCTCACGGCAAACCCGGAGTTCTACAACCTCCCGCGCAAGTTCAAGATCTCCGTCACCGGCTGCCCCGTCTGGTGCACCTACCCCGAGATCAACGACGTAGCCCTCACCGCCATCAAGCGCACCGTCGATGGCAAGGAAGAGATCGGCTACACCCTCCGCGTAGGCGGCGGCCTCTCCACCGAGCCCCACATCGCCGAGCGCATCCCCGCCTTCATCCCGCAGGACAAGGCCCTCGAAGTCGTCACCGCCGTAGTCCGCATCTTCAAGGAGCAATCCGAGCTCCGCGAAAACCGCACCCGCGCCCGCATCAAGTACCTCTTCATGCGCCACGGCTGGACCGCCGAATCCTTCCTCGTCGCTCTCGAAGAAAAGCTCGACTACAAACTCGATCCCAACCCCGCATCCGCCGACACCGTCCCCGCCGACATCTACCGCGACCATGTCGGCATCACGTCGCAGCGCCAGCCCGGTCTCTCCTCCGTCGGAGCCTCCGTACTCAACGGACGTCTCTCAGGCGACCAGCTCATCGCCCTCGCCGACCTCGCCGACAAGTACGGCAACGGCCAGCTCCGCGCCACGATCGGCCAGAACATCCTCATCGTCAACGTCCCCGATCGCGAGACCGCGGCCCTCGTCATCGAGCTCAACACCCTCAACCTCCACGTCGACGTCTCGGCCTTCTGGCGCGGCGCCATCGCCTGCACCGGCACCGAGTTCTGTAAGCTCGCCATCGCCGAGACCAAGGGCTTCAACAAGTGGCTCGTCAACGAACTCGAAGACCGCCTCCCCGGCTTCGACCAGCAGATCCGCCTCCACGTCACCGGCTGCACCAACTCTTGCGGTCAGCACTGGATCGCCGACATAGGCCTGGAGGGCAAAAAAATCAAGAAGGACGGCCAAATGGTCGACGCCTTCTTCTTCTGCGTAGGCGGCTCCGTCGGCAAGTACGCCCGCCCAGCCCGTCCCCTCGGCTACCGCGTAGCCGCCACCGAGGTCCCCGACGCCATCGAGCGTCTCCTCACCGGCTACCTTGCCGTCCGCACCCCCGGCGAAGACCTCCGCTCCTACTTCGACCGCACCACCGACGACACCCTCCGCGCCCAGCTAGCCGGAGCCATCATCGATCCCGTCGAACGCGACGCCCCACCCGTAGGAGCAGGCCACCTCGCCCCCGGCGAATAA
- a CDS encoding bifunctional precorrin-2 dehydrogenase/sirohydrochlorin ferrochelatase, with amino-acid sequence MSLFPIFLKLTGRPCIVIGAGHLAESKIESLQAASASITVIAPQASQHILDWAASSEIQYHPRPYQQGDLAGNFLVVAATNDPAVNRAVFAEATEKGVLCNAVDDPPFCDFYFPSVVRRGDLQIAISTAGASPALAQQLRKDLNTQLPLDLGDWLTNLGNLRREVVAAEPLNESRRLLLHQLAQREVCGYDQCPSRQLAREHARTNPIQLEKKS; translated from the coding sequence ATGAGCCTCTTCCCGATCTTCCTAAAACTAACCGGCCGCCCCTGCATCGTCATCGGCGCAGGCCACCTCGCCGAGTCGAAGATCGAGTCCCTCCAGGCTGCCTCCGCCAGCATCACCGTCATAGCCCCGCAAGCCAGCCAGCACATCCTCGACTGGGCCGCATCCAGCGAGATCCAATACCACCCCCGCCCCTACCAACAAGGCGATCTCGCAGGAAATTTCCTCGTCGTAGCCGCCACCAACGATCCCGCCGTCAACCGAGCCGTCTTCGCCGAAGCCACCGAAAAAGGCGTCCTCTGCAATGCCGTCGACGACCCCCCCTTCTGCGACTTCTACTTTCCTTCCGTAGTCCGCCGCGGAGACCTCCAGATCGCCATCTCCACCGCCGGAGCCAGCCCCGCCCTCGCCCAGCAACTCCGCAAAGACCTTAACACCCAACTCCCCCTCGACCTCGGAGACTGGCTCACCAACCTCGGGAACCTCCGCCGCGAAGTAGTGGCCGCCGAACCCCTCAACGAATCCCGCCGCCTCCTGCTCCATCAGCTAGCCCAACGCGAAGTCTGCGGCTACGACCAGTGCCCCTCCCGCCAGCTAGCCCGCGAACACGCCCGCACCAACCCAATCCAACTCGAGAAAAAATCGTGA
- the cobA gene encoding uroporphyrinogen-III C-methyltransferase — protein sequence MSTEAQPGTVYLAGAGPGDPNLLTLRTVQLLQTADVILPDDLVTDEILALASPTAEIIPVGKRCGQPRITQAGIHALMLEHAENGSSVLRLKSGDPLIFGRASEEMAFLREHNIPFEIIPGITAAFAVAATLQTPLTDRSAASKLILATAHHAAGKLEVTPKWTGAFPEDATLVIYMPGRHFRALADDLIASGIAPETPCVAVSKATTPQEKVHATTLHQLTDDAVGPAPVVLLIGHAIQPLTT from the coding sequence GTGAGCACCGAAGCCCAACCCGGCACCGTCTATCTCGCAGGAGCAGGCCCCGGCGATCCTAATCTCCTCACCCTCCGCACCGTCCAACTCCTTCAAACCGCAGACGTCATCCTCCCCGACGACCTCGTCACCGACGAAATCCTGGCCCTCGCCAGCCCCACAGCCGAGATCATCCCAGTCGGCAAACGCTGCGGCCAGCCACGCATCACGCAAGCCGGTATCCACGCCCTCATGCTCGAGCACGCCGAGAACGGCAGCTCCGTCCTGCGCCTCAAATCCGGCGACCCCCTCATCTTCGGCCGCGCCAGCGAAGAAATGGCCTTCCTCCGCGAGCACAACATTCCTTTCGAGATCATCCCCGGCATCACCGCAGCCTTCGCTGTAGCGGCCACCCTCCAGACCCCCCTGACCGATCGCAGCGCCGCCTCAAAACTCATCCTGGCCACAGCCCACCATGCTGCCGGCAAACTCGAAGTCACCCCCAAGTGGACCGGAGCCTTTCCCGAGGACGCCACCCTCGTCATCTACATGCCCGGCCGCCACTTTCGCGCCCTCGCCGACGATCTCATCGCCTCCGGCATCGCCCCCGAAACCCCATGCGTAGCCGTCAGCAAAGCCACCACCCCTCAAGAAAAAGTGCACGCAACCACCCTGCACCAACTCACCGACGACGCCGTAGGCCCGGCCCCAGTCGTCCTCCTCATCGGCCACGCCATCCAGCCGCTCACCACCTGA
- a CDS encoding chemotaxis protein CheX, with the protein MSLELIDETIQSAFLSPITDTATLDQSVEEVLGLMLGVPVSVAENTVAESDSVTLTAVIGLAGALSGAYTVLVPSEAAMQMTACMAGIEITSVDETVIDGLGEITNMLAGAWKSKIATLNAACLLSVPTVVTGTQYEVHKRTSSFRLSRSYRFNDSLFTVSIYGENP; encoded by the coding sequence GTGAGCCTGGAATTGATCGACGAAACAATACAGAGTGCCTTCCTCTCACCCATCACCGACACCGCAACCCTCGATCAGAGCGTCGAAGAGGTTCTCGGCCTCATGCTCGGCGTCCCCGTCAGCGTGGCTGAAAATACCGTCGCCGAATCCGACTCAGTTACCCTAACCGCTGTCATCGGCCTCGCCGGAGCGCTCAGCGGCGCCTATACCGTTCTCGTCCCATCAGAAGCCGCGATGCAAATGACGGCCTGCATGGCTGGCATCGAGATTACCTCCGTCGACGAGACCGTCATCGACGGCCTGGGCGAGATCACCAACATGCTCGCAGGAGCATGGAAATCCAAGATCGCCACCCTCAATGCCGCCTGCCTCCTCTCGGTTCCCACCGTCGTCACCGGCACCCAGTACGAGGTTCACAAGCGCACCTCTTCCTTCCGCCTCTCTCGCAGCTACCGATTCAACGATTCGCTCTTCACTGTCAGCATCTATGGCGAAAACCCATAG
- the gltX gene encoding glutamate--tRNA ligase, giving the protein MTSTSTEAPIRVRIAPSPTGDPHVGTAYIGLLNYIYARQRDGKFVLRIEDTDRTRFVPTSEQMIFDSLRWLGLTWDEGPDVGGPHGPYRQSERTEIYREHANILLANGTAYRCFCTAEELEAVRKQQTAAKLPPRYPGTCRLLTPEQIAANEAANKPFVIRLAVPPRANDSTASTTFRDELRGDITFDHNNVDDQVLMKSDGFPTYHLANVVDDHLMQITDVIRAEEWISSTPKHVLLYKAFGWQLPRFWHMPLLRNLDKSKISKRKNPVSLIYYRDSGYLPEAIINFLGLMGGGMPADINGGTEQFTLAEMVEHFVFTNIRLGGPVFDLTKLKWLNGEYLRKLTPDQFYAELRKTVLSDAYLSHIAPLIQTRIETLAQFGDLTSFFFRDDVLPSQEVFLPKKRTLEETIAFATDQLAVLEATDWTHEALEPALKKLGEEKSWSVKENFMLLRAIITGSTMSPPLLESMIVFGKARSLDRVRRFLDAQKKQATQKK; this is encoded by the coding sequence ATGACTAGCACCAGCACCGAAGCCCCCATCCGCGTCCGCATAGCCCCCTCCCCAACCGGCGATCCACACGTCGGCACGGCCTACATCGGCCTGCTCAACTACATCTACGCTCGCCAGCGCGACGGCAAATTTGTCCTCCGCATCGAGGACACCGACCGCACCCGCTTTGTCCCCACCTCCGAGCAGATGATCTTCGACTCCCTCCGCTGGCTCGGCCTCACCTGGGACGAAGGCCCAGACGTCGGCGGCCCCCACGGCCCCTACCGCCAGTCCGAGCGCACCGAAATCTATCGCGAGCACGCCAACATCCTCCTCGCCAACGGCACCGCGTACCGCTGCTTCTGCACCGCCGAAGAGCTCGAAGCCGTCCGCAAGCAGCAAACCGCCGCCAAGCTTCCCCCACGCTACCCGGGCACCTGCCGCCTCCTCACGCCCGAGCAGATCGCCGCGAACGAAGCCGCCAACAAACCCTTCGTCATCCGCCTCGCCGTGCCTCCACGCGCCAACGACTCCACCGCCTCCACCACCTTCCGCGACGAACTCCGCGGCGACATCACCTTCGACCATAACAACGTCGACGACCAGGTCCTCATGAAGTCCGACGGCTTCCCCACTTATCACCTCGCCAACGTCGTCGACGACCACCTCATGCAGATCACCGACGTCATCCGGGCCGAAGAGTGGATCTCCAGCACCCCCAAACACGTCCTCCTCTACAAAGCCTTCGGCTGGCAGCTCCCTCGCTTCTGGCACATGCCGCTCCTGCGCAATCTGGACAAGTCAAAAATCTCCAAGCGCAAAAACCCCGTCTCCCTCATCTACTACCGCGACTCGGGCTACCTCCCCGAAGCCATCATCAACTTCCTCGGCCTCATGGGCGGCGGCATGCCTGCCGACATCAACGGTGGCACTGAGCAATTCACACTAGCCGAGATGGTCGAGCACTTCGTCTTCACCAACATCCGCCTCGGCGGCCCAGTCTTCGACCTCACCAAGCTCAAGTGGCTCAACGGCGAATACCTCCGCAAGCTAACCCCCGACCAGTTCTACGCCGAGCTACGCAAAACCGTCCTATCCGACGCCTACCTCAGCCACATCGCGCCCCTCATCCAAACCCGCATCGAAACCCTCGCCCAATTCGGCGACCTCACCAGCTTCTTCTTCCGCGACGACGTCCTGCCCTCACAAGAAGTCTTCCTGCCCAAGAAGCGCACCCTCGAAGAGACCATAGCCTTCGCCACCGACCAGCTAGCCGTCCTTGAAGCCACCGACTGGACTCATGAAGCTCTCGAGCCCGCGCTTAAAAAACTAGGCGAAGAAAAATCCTGGTCCGTCAAAGAAAACTTCATGCTCCTCCGAGCCATCATCACCGGCAGCACCATGTCCCCACCACTCCTTGAAAGCATGATCGTCTTCGGCAAAGCCCGCAGTCTCGACCGCGTCCGCCGCTTCCTCGATGCGCAGAAGAAACAAGCCACGCAGAAGAAGTAG
- a CDS encoding aldo/keto reductase, with amino-acid sequence MEKKTLGNSDMKLTPIGFGAWAIGGGDWQFAWGPQDDNDSIAAIHKALDLGINWIDTAAVYGLGHSEEVVARALKMASQNPYVFTKCGLVWNEKREVSNDLKQVRRECEDSLRRLGVETIDLYQMHWPKPDEEIEEAWGVMANLRREGKVRWIGVSNFSVVQMERAMKIAPITSSQPPYSMLNRAIEAEVLPFCQKNGVGVINYAPMHSGLLTGAMTKERVANFPQDDFRRNAKNYQEPLLSRNLAVADFIGEIGKRHGVSAGVIAIAWTLHHPAVTAAIVGGRNAKQVEGVIPAATFRLSEEEFAEIQAYLIENVA; translated from the coding sequence ATGGAAAAGAAGACGCTTGGCAACTCCGATATGAAGCTTACGCCGATTGGATTTGGAGCATGGGCGATCGGCGGGGGTGACTGGCAGTTTGCGTGGGGACCGCAGGACGATAACGATTCGATTGCGGCGATCCATAAGGCGCTGGATCTAGGGATCAACTGGATCGATACGGCTGCCGTGTACGGTCTTGGCCACTCGGAGGAGGTTGTTGCGCGCGCGCTGAAGATGGCCTCACAGAACCCGTATGTGTTCACGAAGTGCGGTCTGGTGTGGAACGAAAAGCGTGAGGTGTCGAATGATTTGAAGCAGGTTCGGCGCGAGTGTGAGGATAGTCTGCGGCGGCTTGGGGTGGAGACGATCGACCTGTACCAGATGCACTGGCCGAAGCCGGACGAAGAGATCGAAGAGGCGTGGGGCGTGATGGCCAATCTTCGGAGGGAAGGCAAGGTGCGCTGGATTGGCGTCTCAAACTTCAGTGTTGTTCAGATGGAACGGGCGATGAAGATCGCTCCCATTACGTCGAGCCAGCCGCCATACTCGATGCTGAACCGCGCGATTGAGGCTGAGGTGCTGCCGTTTTGCCAGAAGAACGGCGTTGGGGTGATCAACTACGCTCCTATGCACTCGGGTTTGCTGACTGGAGCGATGACGAAGGAGCGCGTGGCGAACTTTCCCCAGGACGACTTCCGCCGCAATGCCAAGAACTACCAGGAGCCGCTGCTGTCGCGGAACCTTGCCGTGGCGGACTTCATCGGCGAGATTGGGAAGCGTCATGGAGTGAGCGCGGGCGTCATCGCGATTGCTTGGACGCTGCATCATCCCGCGGTGACCGCGGCGATCGTCGGCGGACGGAATGCGAAGCAGGTCGAGGGCGTGATTCCTGCGGCTACGTTCCGGCTTTCGGAGGAGGAGTTCGCGGAGATTCAGGCGTACCTGATCGAGAACGTAGCTTGA
- a CDS encoding FmdB family zinc ribbon protein, which translates to MPHYEYFCKVCNKTFTLTLHIAEHDAENPACPHCGSHNIEQRWSTFSAVTSRKSA; encoded by the coding sequence ATGCCTCACTACGAATACTTCTGCAAAGTCTGCAACAAAACATTCACCCTAACCCTGCATATCGCCGAACACGACGCCGAAAATCCCGCCTGCCCGCATTGCGGCAGCCACAATATAGAACAGCGCTGGTCAACCTTCTCCGCCGTCACCTCACGAAAGAGCGCCTGA
- a CDS encoding phosphocholine-specific phospholipase C, which translates to MATDRRTFLQLLSTSALTAAFPASIARALSIPANNSTGTINDVEHIVFMMQENRSFDHYFGTLRGVRGFGDPRAVTLPSGNPVWYQPNGGSNYVLPFHPGAPNLGLQFLQDLAHDWTTTHAAWNEGNNDQWVPQKGTTTMAHLTRSDIPFHYALADAFTVCDAYHCSLLGPTDPNRYHMWTGWVGNDGKNGGPVIDNAEAGYDWSTYPELLEKAGVSWKIYQDIGEGLDASDFWGWTGDNPYIGNYGDNSLLYFHQYQNAPQGSPLAEKARTGTNILKSGTLFDIFKQDVSSGNLPQVSWVVAPESYTEHPNWPANYGAWYVSQILDILTANPDTWSKTAFFLMYDENDGFFDHMPPPVPPSSSAQGKSTVPITNEIFEGNSEYPAGPYGLGQRVPMVVISPWSKGGYVNSEVFDHTSLIQFVEKRFGVKQPNITKWRRAVTGDLTSAFNFTSPNAATVPLPSTVAYVPPDNARHPDYIPTPPTDQAIPIQESGTRPARAVPYVLNAQGEAGFLNQTFRIDFNNIGKATAVFHVRSGNAQNGPWTYTLEPGTLVSDRWKLQSTQGVYDLSVYGPNGFLRVFKGSTASTDKANLEITTLYDAVRSRVTLEIVNRGPACQFTVFDSYTGETTTHTLKAGDTISTHSPRKQFYGWYDFTIEASSDTTFQRRIAGHVETGEDSMTDPAIGTIRL; encoded by the coding sequence ATGGCAACTGACCGTCGCACATTCCTGCAACTCCTCTCCACCTCCGCCCTCACCGCCGCCTTCCCCGCAAGCATCGCCCGCGCGCTCTCCATCCCCGCCAACAACAGCACCGGCACCATCAACGACGTCGAGCACATCGTCTTCATGATGCAGGAGAACCGCTCCTTCGATCATTACTTCGGCACCCTCCGCGGCGTCCGCGGCTTCGGCGACCCTCGCGCCGTCACCCTCCCCTCCGGCAATCCAGTCTGGTACCAGCCCAATGGCGGCAGCAACTACGTCCTTCCCTTCCACCCCGGCGCGCCTAACCTCGGCCTCCAGTTCCTGCAAGACCTCGCCCACGACTGGACCACCACACATGCCGCCTGGAACGAGGGCAATAACGATCAGTGGGTCCCGCAAAAAGGCACCACCACCATGGCCCACCTCACCCGCAGCGACATTCCCTTCCACTACGCCCTCGCCGACGCCTTCACCGTATGCGACGCCTACCACTGCTCTCTCCTCGGCCCCACCGACCCCAACCGTTACCACATGTGGACAGGCTGGGTCGGCAACGACGGCAAAAACGGCGGTCCCGTCATCGACAACGCCGAAGCCGGCTACGATTGGTCCACTTATCCCGAACTCCTCGAAAAAGCCGGCGTCTCCTGGAAGATCTATCAAGACATCGGCGAAGGCCTCGACGCCAGCGACTTCTGGGGATGGACCGGCGACAACCCCTACATCGGCAACTACGGCGACAACTCACTCCTCTACTTCCACCAGTATCAAAACGCGCCGCAGGGCTCGCCCCTCGCCGAAAAAGCCCGCACCGGTACCAACATCCTTAAATCAGGCACACTCTTCGACATCTTCAAACAGGACGTAAGCAGCGGCAATCTCCCACAAGTCTCCTGGGTCGTCGCGCCCGAGTCCTACACCGAACACCCCAACTGGCCCGCCAACTACGGCGCATGGTACGTCTCCCAGATCCTCGATATCCTCACCGCCAACCCCGATACTTGGAGCAAGACCGCCTTCTTCCTCATGTACGACGAGAACGACGGCTTCTTCGACCACATGCCTCCCCCCGTCCCGCCGTCGTCCAGCGCCCAGGGCAAATCCACCGTCCCCATCACCAACGAAATCTTCGAAGGCAACTCCGAGTACCCCGCCGGCCCCTACGGCCTCGGCCAGCGCGTTCCCATGGTCGTCATCTCTCCTTGGAGCAAAGGCGGCTACGTCAACTCCGAAGTCTTCGACCATACCTCACTCATCCAATTCGTCGAAAAGCGCTTCGGCGTCAAACAGCCCAACATCACCAAATGGCGCAGAGCCGTCACCGGAGACCTCACCTCTGCCTTCAACTTCACCTCACCGAACGCCGCCACCGTACCGCTACCCAGCACCGTAGCCTACGTCCCACCAGACAACGCACGGCACCCCGACTACATCCCCACCCCACCCACCGACCAAGCCATCCCAATTCAGGAGTCGGGAACGCGACCAGCCCGAGCCGTCCCCTACGTTCTCAACGCCCAAGGAGAGGCCGGCTTCCTAAACCAAACCTTCCGCATCGACTTCAACAACATCGGCAAAGCCACCGCCGTCTTCCACGTCCGCTCCGGCAACGCCCAAAACGGCCCATGGACGTACACTTTAGAACCCGGCACCCTTGTCTCCGATCGCTGGAAGCTTCAATCCACCCAGGGCGTCTACGATCTCTCCGTCTACGGTCCCAACGGCTTCCTACGCGTCTTCAAAGGAAGCACCGCCAGCACCGATAAAGCGAATCTCGAGATCACCACCCTGTACGATGCCGTCCGCTCCCGCGTCACCCTTGAGATCGTCAACCGCGGCCCCGCCTGCCAGTTCACCGTCTTCGACTCCTACACTGGCGAAACAACAACGCACACACTTAAAGCAGGCGACACCATCTCAACCCACTCGCCACGAAAACAGTTCTACGGCTGGTACGACTTCACCATCGAAGCCAGCTCCGACACTACCTTCCAGCGCCGCATCGCAGGCCACGTCGAAACCGGAGAAGACAGCATGACCGATCCTGCTATCGGCACAATCCGCCTGTGA
- a CDS encoding PEP-CTERM sorting domain-containing protein: MAVDGDFAPIPEPGSLILMGTGLVGLAGTLRRRISA; this comes from the coding sequence ATGGCAGTGGATGGGGACTTCGCTCCAATCCCGGAACCGGGTTCATTAATTTTGATGGGTACGGGCCTGGTTGGATTGGCGGGTACTCTTAGGCGCAGGATTAGTGCATAG